From the genome of Flavobacterium luteolum, one region includes:
- a CDS encoding type I restriction enzyme HsdR N-terminal domain-containing protein, whose product MSEFDITGRLLLPYLLDLGIDRSEITFEDSFSIRLGRTKHATGRSDMLVKRHGRNLFVIEVKAESKKLTDADRDQGISYARLLDEIAPFTIISNGVSTKIYDSITKEELSGAISEKSAFYKNGYTLSTDDELKVKYEALKNFIALSPENLKIFCESNVNDRMGVIIGDSSSRYAKFIKKLYVQRKALAHLFEAFTASDDSVFGLVGDAGVGKTNTMCSLALQKLDDSFVFFYNCAIITSPCECIAQDLNITFSSRTEKDVVLKKLDELGRYTDKNILIFIDAIDESTNPSIAQELSEMALIAKNTDKIKIIISCKSNIWNTVLKIKNKPSHLYQEIEQFHKFNSSLENPGYQLTEFSDEELTAILPLYQEEFGFKGKISNELLPELKNGFFLKIFCEVYTGKQIPKKISDRELISKYLKQTLEETVIGYEAGTRTLSAIANLLMDYNYSHPEFHKDDGIDINHIVERLNYALDQKIPEDLFTRNILIKSNNEDSYNVSFYYSKIRDYIVCYQIHKLDKKSNGELYDLLAYLYQNHIGKSAIDFYIENASYNHKNTLVSFKKDKCLSYVTSYNSYLDKNFSTFKEKFEPYTAGEIGIILPQDLIYGDGYSLFPLPEKYNDNVLYLNLSNPFEAPYKNNPFLQTGAKSYRTSNLSLLVEDNDTIVRQSVFKQLREIIGKESIPTFTSDTLLFEQLAAILYNYNEKLKYDYKVEDYYMPRYEQIYPIDLFDLKNKVNLFKIKEHYKYKNIAQGELAEIIERTLTKNLPIPEFTTKGHVPPFEGLSKIVDVLIEKGYRQIDGHYLPLADISLNKTKEMYQQSRLQNSSRMRTVQFSESQAKEYTTSFFKHLESCYKEFVEYNFPTFKDSFKFYNSMPHEYIVYLKDNDILQWGSFGYRHSQSGDFGIYFKSFEEGEKAFTEHGIICVRHFSMELILKVQESYRYNVQIFEGISASKLEENCVVRGWLYKMLESDIDDLIKINED is encoded by the coding sequence ATGAGCGAATTTGACATTACCGGCAGATTACTGCTGCCCTATTTACTGGACTTAGGGATCGATCGATCAGAAATCACCTTTGAAGATTCCTTTTCTATACGTCTTGGAAGAACCAAACATGCCACAGGAAGATCTGATATGCTTGTTAAAAGGCATGGGAGGAATCTTTTTGTCATTGAAGTAAAAGCAGAGTCAAAAAAGCTTACGGATGCGGATAGGGATCAGGGAATTTCCTATGCAAGGCTACTGGATGAAATAGCGCCTTTCACCATAATTTCGAACGGGGTTTCAACTAAAATATATGATTCAATTACTAAAGAAGAGTTATCAGGTGCTATTTCGGAAAAATCTGCCTTTTATAAAAATGGATATACCTTGTCTACTGATGACGAATTAAAGGTTAAATATGAGGCCCTTAAGAATTTTATTGCACTGTCCCCTGAAAACCTGAAAATCTTCTGTGAATCAAACGTCAACGACCGCATGGGAGTTATCATTGGCGATTCGAGCAGTCGCTATGCGAAATTTATAAAAAAATTATATGTTCAGCGAAAAGCACTCGCACACTTATTTGAAGCCTTTACAGCTTCAGATGATTCCGTTTTTGGTCTGGTGGGTGATGCAGGAGTAGGCAAAACCAATACAATGTGTTCCCTGGCCCTCCAGAAACTGGATGACTCTTTCGTATTCTTCTATAATTGCGCCATTATCACCTCCCCCTGCGAATGCATTGCTCAGGATCTCAATATTACTTTTTCCAGCAGAACCGAAAAAGATGTTGTTTTGAAAAAACTTGATGAATTGGGCCGTTATACCGACAAGAATATCCTCATTTTCATCGATGCCATTGATGAGAGCACAAATCCCAGCATTGCACAGGAATTAAGCGAAATGGCTCTTATTGCAAAAAATACTGATAAAATAAAAATTATTATCAGCTGTAAATCCAATATCTGGAACACCGTTCTGAAAATCAAAAATAAGCCTTCACATTTGTATCAGGAGATAGAACAATTCCACAAGTTTAACAGCAGTTTGGAAAACCCGGGTTATCAGTTAACTGAATTTTCCGATGAGGAATTAACTGCAATTCTTCCCCTCTATCAGGAAGAATTCGGTTTTAAAGGTAAAATTTCCAACGAACTGCTTCCTGAACTAAAGAACGGATTCTTTTTAAAGATATTCTGTGAAGTCTACACTGGAAAACAGATTCCTAAAAAAATCAGCGACAGAGAACTTATATCAAAATACCTGAAACAGACGCTTGAAGAAACAGTGATCGGCTACGAGGCAGGAACAAGAACACTTTCCGCAATTGCAAACCTGTTGATGGATTATAATTATTCACATCCGGAATTTCATAAAGATGACGGTATAGATATCAACCATATCGTTGAAAGATTAAACTATGCTCTGGACCAGAAAATACCTGAAGATCTATTCACCCGAAATATACTGATCAAATCCAACAACGAGGATTCGTATAATGTATCTTTCTACTACTCGAAAATCCGCGACTACATCGTCTGCTACCAAATTCATAAATTGGATAAAAAAAGCAATGGAGAATTGTATGATCTTCTTGCCTATTTATATCAAAATCATATTGGCAAAAGCGCAATTGACTTTTATATTGAAAATGCTTCCTACAATCATAAAAATACATTGGTTTCATTTAAGAAAGACAAATGCCTTTCGTATGTTACCTCTTATAATTCTTATCTTGATAAAAATTTTTCCACGTTCAAGGAAAAGTTCGAGCCTTATACAGCAGGTGAAATCGGCATTATCCTGCCACAAGACCTCATTTACGGCGATGGATATTCCTTATTTCCACTACCGGAAAAGTACAATGATAATGTGTTGTACCTTAACCTTAGTAATCCCTTTGAAGCTCCATACAAAAACAATCCATTTTTACAGACAGGAGCCAAATCATACAGAACAAGCAACCTCTCTCTATTGGTGGAAGACAATGACACGATCGTAAGACAGTCAGTTTTTAAGCAGCTCAGAGAAATAATTGGCAAGGAATCCATCCCCACTTTTACTTCAGATACTCTTCTATTCGAACAACTCGCAGCCATATTGTATAACTATAATGAAAAATTAAAGTATGACTACAAAGTAGAAGATTATTACATGCCCCGATATGAGCAGATTTATCCTATTGACCTTTTTGATTTAAAAAATAAGGTGAATCTCTTTAAGATCAAAGAGCACTATAAATATAAAAATATTGCACAGGGGGAACTGGCAGAGATAATTGAACGCACTTTAACCAAAAATCTTCCGATTCCTGAATTCACAACAAAAGGTCATGTTCCTCCATTTGAAGGACTCTCAAAGATAGTGGATGTGCTGATTGAAAAAGGATACCGTCAGATTGACGGGCACTATCTTCCGCTAGCCGATATTTCCCTAAATAAAACAAAAGAAATGTACCAGCAGAGCAGACTGCAGAACTCCAGCCGCATGCGGACAGTCCAATTCAGTGAAAGTCAGGCCAAAGAATATACTACAAGCTTTTTCAAGCACCTTGAATCCTGTTACAAGGAATTTGTGGAGTATAACTTTCCGACATTCAAAGATTCTTTTAAATTCTACAATAGCATGCCACACGAATACATTGTTTACCTTAAAGATAATGACATCCTTCAGTGGGGCAGTTTTGGCTACCGGCACTCGCAGTCGGGTGATTTTGGCATTTATTTCAAAAGTTTCGAAGAGGGGGAAAAGGCATTTACAGAACATGGAATCATATGCGTGAGACATTTCTCAATGGAATTGATCCTGAAGGTTCAAGAATCTTATCGATACAATGTCCAGATCTTCGAGGGAATAAGCGCTTCAAAACTTGAGGAAAACTGTGTTGTAAGAGGCTGGTTATACAAAATGCTTGAAAGTGACATCGATGATTTAATAAAAATAAATGAAGATTAA
- a CDS encoding HNH endonuclease domain-containing protein — translation MNLPFFQDLPIPKLASAFGNTSATYKFYWLLSIIEMVEEGQLEPSKRALFARMIGNSWYTVNYFRVSFGKQDLIQQAVHSLAEWEGLAIDIKKDLLINILEVSTLKSTQQTLQHFNKNVPHWFLSPWFRKNKEGNDVAYRKHIYASSQKYENKCLYALYDNHIVINPIWTDYLRSNAKVLKDFIYWNLTLFLQVRNPNVPDIANKLIRPPLRSSLHNQRKNYWDNVFKELGTVHCIFTGKTLTISQYALDHFVPHAFVSHDLIWNLVPIDIHFNSTKSDKLPIMEMHFDSFFKLQKIAFEIMRRHSPRSKLIEEYLSIFPDLNDMQGFDYTRYKESIQPLVTIAHNNGFGYLPIDRQ, via the coding sequence CAACTTATAAATTTTATTGGTTATTATCTATTATTGAAATGGTTGAAGAAGGACAGTTAGAACCATCTAAAAGAGCTCTGTTTGCGCGCATGATTGGTAATTCGTGGTATACTGTGAATTATTTTCGTGTATCTTTTGGAAAACAAGACTTGATACAGCAGGCGGTACACTCTTTAGCAGAATGGGAAGGACTTGCTATCGATATCAAGAAAGATCTTTTAATAAATATCTTGGAGGTTTCTACATTAAAAAGTACTCAGCAAACACTGCAACATTTTAATAAAAACGTGCCGCATTGGTTTTTATCTCCGTGGTTCCGTAAAAATAAAGAAGGAAATGATGTAGCATACCGAAAACATATTTATGCTTCTTCGCAGAAGTATGAAAATAAATGTTTGTATGCTCTTTATGATAATCACATAGTTATCAATCCTATATGGACAGATTATTTAAGGTCAAATGCAAAAGTACTTAAGGATTTTATTTATTGGAATTTGACTTTGTTTTTACAGGTACGCAACCCGAATGTTCCAGATATAGCCAATAAGCTTATACGGCCGCCTCTTAGATCTTCATTACACAACCAGCGGAAAAACTATTGGGATAATGTATTTAAAGAGTTGGGCACAGTACACTGCATCTTTACTGGTAAAACTTTGACAATTAGTCAATATGCCTTGGATCACTTTGTTCCTCATGCTTTTGTGTCTCATGATTTGATTTGGAATTTGGTTCCGATCGATATCCATTTTAACTCTACCAAGAGCGATAAACTTCCGATAATGGAAATGCATTTTGACAGCTTTTTTAAATTGCAAAAAATAGCGTTTGAAATTATGCGTCGTCATAGTCCTAGAAGCAAGTTAATAGAAGAGTATCTGAGTATTTTTCCAGATTTAAATGATATGCAAGGTTTTGACTATACCAGATATAAGGAAAGCATTCAGCCACTTGTTACTATAGCGCATAATAATGGATTTGGATATCTGCCAATCGATCGCCAATAG
- a CDS encoding ComEC/Rec2 family competence protein, whose amino-acid sequence MQIKFFQAECGDAAAIRFLGNDNKYHNVLIDSGYERTFRHVLDDEIQSIASRDEVIDLWIITHIHDDHIGGVIKYIETVRDGENKDIVEQYLYNAPRIYDFEKSSKIISEFVSLSQGDALYEYLSSNKKLLDYDVTNAMESVELFGLRLTILSPTSNMLSRLRSKYGFDNYKQLERQESEEISEAVSAKQNDYTTLIGDFDLNKWKEDNSIENGSSISVLTEFNSTKVLWLADSHPSEIERSLRTLGYSQNNKIECAWVKVTHHGSKGNNSDDLYDLIDCSNFLFSVDGVNRHNLPSKECIARILRNKQRPENSKYNFYFTYDNPVLRSIFDRENDTIYEQYNFQVYYADQKFVAIDL is encoded by the coding sequence ATGCAGATCAAATTTTTTCAAGCGGAGTGCGGCGATGCCGCAGCTATAAGGTTTTTAGGCAATGACAATAAATATCATAATGTTCTTATTGATTCAGGGTATGAAAGAACATTTCGTCACGTATTGGATGATGAGATTCAGAGTATCGCCTCTAGAGATGAAGTGATTGACCTATGGATTATTACCCATATCCACGACGATCATATCGGAGGTGTTATTAAGTATATAGAAACGGTCAGAGATGGTGAAAACAAAGACATTGTAGAGCAATATTTATACAATGCCCCCCGTATTTATGATTTCGAAAAATCTAGCAAAATTATTAGCGAATTTGTAAGCTTAAGCCAGGGAGATGCACTGTATGAATATTTAAGTTCAAATAAAAAACTTTTGGATTATGATGTGACAAATGCCATGGAGTCAGTTGAATTATTTGGTCTAAGGTTGACAATTTTGTCCCCAACAAGTAATATGCTAAGCAGATTGAGGTCAAAATATGGATTTGATAACTACAAGCAGCTTGAAAGGCAAGAAAGTGAAGAAATAAGCGAAGCGGTTTCAGCAAAACAAAATGACTATACTACCCTTATTGGTGATTTTGATTTAAATAAATGGAAGGAAGATAATTCCATTGAAAACGGAAGCAGTATATCTGTTCTTACTGAATTTAACAGCACCAAGGTTCTTTGGCTGGCGGATTCACATCCCTCAGAAATTGAACGTTCATTACGTACGCTTGGTTATAGCCAAAATAACAAAATTGAATGCGCTTGGGTCAAAGTCACTCACCATGGCAGCAAAGGAAATAATAGTGATGATCTCTACGATTTAATTGATTGCAGTAATTTTTTGTTTAGCGTCGATGGGGTGAACAGGCACAATTTGCCCTCTAAGGAATGTATTGCTCGAATTTTAAGGAATAAGCAAAGGCCTGAAAACTCTAAATACAATTTTTATTTTACTTATGACAATCCAGTTCTTAGAAGTATTTTTGATAGAGAAAATGATACTATTTATGAGCAGTATAATTTTCAGGTATATTATGCCGATCAAAAATTTGTTGCAATTGATCTTTAA
- the avs2 gene encoding AVAST type 2 anti-phage system protein Avs2, translated as MNNKITTETDKKISKLTVRLKDALNDDYIGSGVIFYQNSLKDKIYVFTSAHCLFADTDKFQVKMDEICVDILSSDFSNYQTIKVNVQSELLFTSEKKDVAVLILEKKDVEQITGEIPRLNCVKERSTYSSFITKGFPKATLGEEIAVLYPVWLQHFENYRFQLELKEAYSAYATKGFSGSPVFLSAENEIYLYGIFTRFRPDEKGKVIYCQYLETVNELLDKNFLPIITFDYFGNHGLTKDFFKKHIERSIDGLGPRFTEELNFKLPIAKFFNDIAKDTVFFRRFLKTVDDWVLNNGYKKSSYGDHLKEIEIENDHIKSQCIAWIEGLNNSVTEKIAVDWLYESFEKLDNLINTKSAGLYELRRIEEELIKDAAKDYSYRPPYDTEIKRLREITRNNNDFIQDLNNKVNIKLANSPCLVIKGDAGNGKSHLLGDIAKTRLDAKLPTLLMLGQNLISTKNIWENFNSELGLDCSKKDLLKELNNIGTQIGSRVLILVDAINEGGGKDLWYSKIAEFINDFQDYPYIGLVLSIRTTYLEHVIPDTVLQNVKITVIDHQGFKGNEYAALKLFCEHHGLKQPHFPLLAPEFTKPLFLKLLCEAVKETPEKSFPKGFQGISSIFKIYIDSLNKRFENKRPEYKNRKIVEKAIHLLAHACYGRERRMLLLDDAFELFNKKFPQFIHLINDLIEENVFIKKIEYNYDNQINEDVIYFAYERLGDFFIAEELLNNYKNPAEIKTAFEKGNEFGKLIDYGFWQYDGLLEAFSVLLPEKYNIEIFEAFNWVFMEESDMDYYKQSLNEFLLDSLNWRRIESIDDIKITDWLESENCGISDNALFLKLVELSPIIGHPFNSDRLFKILKRLRLPKRDSFWQNHLYYYSNVDDDDTALPIRRLIDWAWTSGISLNIDNETARLTGQTLAWILSSTDRKLRDQSTKALVNLLEQQPKALLSVLNVFKNIDDPYILERLYAVAYGCILRIHSDEGLKIIAETVYNFVFKKGNPPVHILLRDYARNTIEYAVFKYPDLKFDLELVRPPYYAKMPDYFPTAEDIDKFELKQDDAEVKKNNGRMNNMISHSVLHWDFGNKIVDSNLGHFYSVPFSFEENYKSYLKTLDRKQRGTLRHLNSILKTRGDLMAKDFRYSNVGKKALYEEYIGIIEEALGRCLEHLKNDFSASQLDFLEKKIIPVLEKKYLKKNRLASSLKLEKTPIRRWIVNRVFELGYNHKIHGFYDRSSEERSLRSGSKTERIGKKYQWIALFEILARIADNYKIYDDWSGRQSYYKGPWQLYSRDIDPVFTKRSMKNDDEKEVNAIFESLNWWDAANYNNWNQNDAVWAASLHDLPSVRDFVGLMDDEASEWLVLERSNRWEEPKPMGQDHYFDGRRKDVSYFVQAYIINKKDKTRMIKRLEREDLNEYRFPESPNPLQLFNREKFWSPIYSDVDKEKKWRLIEELNAKVIVASTDAVGEMANDKSEAHCYYDMPCRTLFEGMELNYGDVDGEFKNKEGQIVAKDIDNKNLIVKKSEILPFLERNKLDILWILTGEKLSFSSQDWKNSFRYNLSGVFYLNQANEITGNIVSTESD; from the coding sequence ATGAACAATAAAATTACTACTGAAACCGATAAAAAGATTTCCAAACTAACGGTCAGGTTAAAAGATGCTTTAAATGATGATTATATTGGAAGCGGTGTAATCTTTTACCAGAATAGTTTAAAGGATAAGATTTATGTTTTTACCTCGGCACATTGTCTTTTTGCTGACACTGACAAGTTTCAAGTTAAGATGGACGAGATTTGCGTAGATATATTAAGTTCGGATTTTTCTAATTATCAAACAATTAAAGTCAATGTCCAATCCGAATTATTGTTTACATCTGAGAAGAAAGATGTAGCAGTGTTAATTTTGGAGAAAAAGGATGTTGAACAGATTACAGGAGAGATCCCGAGATTAAATTGCGTAAAAGAACGCAGTACATATAGCAGCTTTATTACCAAGGGATTTCCTAAAGCAACATTGGGTGAAGAGATAGCCGTCCTGTATCCTGTTTGGCTGCAGCATTTTGAGAACTACAGATTTCAACTTGAATTAAAGGAAGCCTATTCAGCTTATGCAACTAAGGGGTTTTCAGGAAGCCCGGTCTTTTTATCGGCTGAAAATGAAATATACCTTTATGGAATTTTTACAAGATTCCGACCTGATGAAAAAGGAAAAGTGATCTATTGCCAATATCTGGAAACTGTAAATGAACTGCTTGATAAAAATTTCCTGCCGATAATTACATTTGACTATTTCGGCAATCATGGCCTTACAAAAGACTTTTTTAAAAAACATATCGAGCGCTCTATAGATGGTCTCGGACCAAGATTTACAGAAGAGCTTAATTTTAAGCTTCCCATTGCCAAATTTTTTAATGACATCGCAAAAGATACTGTTTTTTTTAGAAGATTTTTAAAGACGGTTGACGACTGGGTTTTAAACAACGGCTATAAAAAAAGCAGTTATGGTGACCATCTCAAGGAAATTGAAATCGAGAATGATCACATAAAATCCCAATGTATTGCTTGGATAGAAGGTTTGAATAATTCAGTAACTGAAAAAATCGCTGTTGACTGGCTTTATGAATCTTTTGAAAAATTGGATAATTTGATCAACACGAAATCAGCGGGCCTCTATGAATTGCGTAGAATTGAGGAAGAGCTGATTAAAGATGCTGCTAAGGATTACAGTTACCGGCCGCCCTACGACACGGAAATAAAAAGGCTTAGGGAAATCACAAGAAACAATAATGATTTTATTCAAGATCTTAATAACAAGGTAAATATAAAATTAGCGAATAGTCCTTGTTTGGTTATTAAGGGAGATGCTGGAAATGGCAAGTCGCACTTATTGGGGGATATAGCAAAAACAAGATTGGATGCTAAATTGCCTACGTTGCTTATGTTAGGTCAGAATCTAATCAGTACAAAGAATATCTGGGAAAATTTTAATTCCGAACTTGGTTTGGATTGTTCAAAAAAAGACCTATTGAAGGAACTGAACAATATAGGCACACAGATTGGCTCAAGGGTGCTGATACTGGTTGATGCAATAAATGAAGGCGGTGGCAAAGATTTATGGTATTCCAAGATAGCTGAGTTTATCAACGATTTTCAGGATTATCCATATATAGGCCTTGTGCTGTCAATTAGGACGACGTATCTGGAACATGTTATACCGGATACCGTTTTGCAGAATGTAAAAATCACAGTAATCGATCACCAGGGGTTTAAAGGAAATGAGTATGCAGCGTTGAAACTGTTCTGTGAGCATCATGGATTAAAACAGCCACATTTTCCTTTACTGGCACCAGAGTTTACTAAACCCTTGTTTCTGAAATTACTTTGCGAAGCAGTCAAAGAAACTCCCGAAAAATCCTTTCCTAAGGGGTTTCAGGGTATCAGCAGCATTTTTAAAATCTATATAGATTCGCTTAACAAAAGGTTTGAAAACAAGAGACCTGAATACAAAAACAGGAAAATCGTAGAGAAGGCAATCCATCTTCTAGCTCATGCCTGTTATGGCCGGGAGAGAAGAATGCTTCTACTGGACGATGCATTTGAACTATTTAATAAAAAGTTCCCCCAATTCATCCATCTGATCAATGATCTGATTGAAGAAAATGTATTCATCAAAAAGATTGAATACAATTACGACAATCAAATTAATGAGGATGTCATTTATTTTGCCTACGAACGGTTAGGCGATTTTTTTATAGCAGAGGAACTTTTAAATAATTATAAAAACCCTGCTGAGATTAAAACTGCTTTCGAAAAAGGAAATGAATTTGGAAAATTAATAGATTACGGATTTTGGCAATATGATGGCCTTCTGGAAGCTTTTTCGGTTTTGTTGCCTGAGAAGTACAATATTGAGATTTTTGAGGCCTTTAATTGGGTTTTTATGGAAGAATCCGACATGGATTACTATAAACAATCCCTTAACGAATTCCTATTAGACAGTTTGAACTGGAGAAGAATAGAAAGCATCGACGATATAAAGATAACGGATTGGTTAGAAAGTGAAAATTGCGGCATTAGCGATAATGCGCTATTTTTAAAACTGGTGGAACTTTCACCTATAATTGGCCATCCTTTTAACAGCGACCGTTTGTTTAAGATTCTGAAGAGATTGAGGTTGCCTAAAAGGGATTCCTTTTGGCAGAATCATCTATATTATTACAGCAACGTTGATGATGATGATACTGCACTGCCAATCCGCAGGCTAATTGACTGGGCATGGACCTCTGGTATATCCTTGAATATCGACAATGAGACGGCGAGGCTGACCGGACAGACTCTTGCATGGATTCTTTCATCTACAGACCGAAAATTGAGGGACCAGTCGACTAAGGCATTGGTTAATCTATTGGAACAGCAGCCTAAAGCTCTTTTGTCCGTTTTGAATGTTTTTAAAAACATTGATGACCCTTATATCTTGGAAAGACTTTATGCTGTTGCCTATGGATGCATTTTGAGGATACACAGCGATGAAGGATTAAAAATAATTGCTGAAACAGTGTACAATTTTGTCTTCAAAAAGGGAAATCCACCGGTACATATTCTACTTCGGGATTATGCACGAAATACAATTGAGTATGCTGTTTTTAAATATCCTGACTTGAAATTTGATTTGGAGTTGGTTCGTCCGCCATATTATGCAAAAATGCCAGACTATTTTCCGACAGCAGAAGATATAGATAAATTTGAATTGAAACAGGATGATGCTGAAGTAAAGAAAAACAACGGAAGAATGAATAATATGATCAGTCATTCCGTTCTGCACTGGGATTTTGGAAATAAAATTGTGGACAGTAATTTAGGGCATTTCTATTCAGTTCCTTTTTCATTCGAAGAAAACTATAAATCCTACCTGAAGACCCTTGATAGGAAGCAAAGAGGTACTTTAAGACATCTTAATTCAATTTTAAAAACTCGGGGAGATCTCATGGCAAAGGATTTTAGATATTCCAATGTTGGTAAAAAAGCACTCTACGAGGAATATATAGGTATTATTGAAGAAGCGTTAGGGAGATGTCTGGAACATTTGAAAAACGATTTTTCTGCATCTCAATTGGACTTTTTGGAAAAGAAGATAATTCCTGTCCTTGAAAAAAAATACCTGAAAAAGAACAGGCTCGCCAGCAGTTTGAAATTGGAGAAAACACCAATTAGAAGGTGGATTGTCAATAGAGTCTTCGAGCTGGGATATAATCATAAGATTCATGGTTTTTATGATAGATCCTCTGAGGAGCGTAGCTTAAGAAGTGGGAGTAAAACAGAGAGAATCGGTAAGAAATACCAATGGATCGCGTTGTTTGAAATACTGGCAAGGATTGCTGACAACTACAAAATTTATGACGACTGGTCTGGCAGGCAATCTTATTACAAGGGGCCATGGCAGTTATATTCCCGGGATATTGATCCAGTTTTTACGAAGAGATCTATGAAAAATGATGATGAGAAGGAAGTGAATGCTATTTTCGAAAGTCTAAATTGGTGGGATGCGGCGAATTACAACAACTGGAACCAGAATGATGCAGTTTGGGCTGCGAGTTTACATGATCTTCCATCAGTTAGAGATTTTGTAGGCCTGATGGATGATGAAGCTTCGGAATGGCTGGTTTTGGAGAGAAGCAACAGATGGGAAGAGCCTAAACCAATGGGGCAGGATCATTATTTTGATGGCAGAAGAAAAGATGTTTCCTATTTTGTTCAGGCTTACATAATCAATAAGAAAGATAAAACAAGGATGATAAAACGATTGGAGAGGGAGGACTTGAATGAATACCGTTTTCCGGAATCCCCTAATCCTTTGCAGCTCTTTAACCGTGAAAAATTCTGGTCACCTATATATTCTGACGTCGACAAGGAAAAGAAATGGAGGTTGATCGAGGAGTTGAATGCAAAGGTAATTGTAGCCTCTACTGATGCCGTGGGTGAAATGGCGAATGATAAATCAGAAGCGCACTGCTATTATGACATGCCATGCAGGACTTTGTTTGAGGGAATGGAACTGAATTATGGCGATGTAGACGGAGAGTTTAAAAACAAGGAAGGTCAGATTGTCGCAAAAGATATAGATAATAAAAACCTGATAGTTAAAAAATCAGAAATACTCCCTTTTTTGGAAAGAAATAAATTAGATATACTTTGGATTTTAACTGGTGAAAAGCTGTCCTTTTCGTCTCAAGACTGGAAAAATAGTTTTCGATACAATTTAAGCGGTGTGTTTTATTTAAATCAGGCGAATGAAATAACAGGAAATATTGTCTCGACAGAAAGCGATTAA
- a CDS encoding site-specific integrase, which yields MLKVIFYQKSDRAKKNGESPIYARLSYNDKQISMSTGQAISKERWVSTNNLRNTLKIEKEIVMKNLLELFQLNAAKKFTELFRIDPEVNLQLLKAELTGKVKIDQPEETSIIQIMDTYNDFFTKRVNTGERASASLQKYKRAKDLLLNFISSNYQKEDMPASEISSSFVFKLEQFLKYESSFKEQIGIKNNSVVKYMKMYKTACNYAIKMDLIIKNPFNIYDGRLSVKDAVFLSQQELNTIENKTFPMPRLEKVKDIFLFSCYTGYAPVDALELTERNLSEDSSGNLWIMTSRAKTAIRANVPVLPTVEKIISKYKNQQKGLIPKISNQKMNAYLKEIADVCGIEKHLTWYVARHTFATTVTLGNGVRLENVSAMMGHTNTKQTQHYAKVLDANIMEDMEKLKSKFR from the coding sequence ATGTTAAAAGTAATTTTTTACCAGAAATCCGACAGAGCAAAAAAGAATGGCGAATCTCCAATCTATGCCCGTTTGAGCTACAATGACAAACAAATATCAATGTCAACCGGACAAGCCATTTCAAAAGAAAGATGGGTCAGCACTAACAACCTTAGAAATACCCTTAAAATTGAAAAGGAGATTGTTATGAAAAACTTACTTGAGCTTTTCCAACTTAATGCAGCTAAAAAATTTACTGAACTCTTCAGAATTGATCCTGAGGTTAACCTTCAATTACTAAAAGCTGAACTCACAGGAAAAGTCAAAATCGACCAGCCTGAAGAAACCTCCATAATTCAGATTATGGATACATACAATGATTTCTTCACCAAAAGAGTAAATACTGGAGAGCGGGCATCGGCTTCACTGCAGAAATACAAAAGAGCAAAAGACCTGCTTTTGAATTTCATCTCTAGCAACTATCAAAAGGAAGACATGCCAGCATCTGAAATATCAAGCTCCTTTGTCTTCAAATTGGAGCAGTTTCTTAAGTATGAGAGCAGTTTTAAAGAGCAGATAGGCATCAAAAACAATTCGGTAGTAAAATATATGAAAATGTATAAGACTGCCTGCAATTATGCTATTAAAATGGATTTGATCATAAAAAACCCATTCAATATTTATGACGGCAGACTTAGCGTAAAAGATGCCGTCTTCCTGTCACAGCAGGAACTGAACACAATAGAGAATAAAACATTTCCAATGCCTCGTCTGGAAAAGGTTAAAGATATATTTCTTTTCAGCTGCTACACAGGATATGCGCCTGTTGATGCCTTGGAACTTACTGAAAGAAACTTATCCGAAGACTCTAGTGGAAACTTATGGATTATGACAAGCAGAGCAAAAACTGCCATTAGAGCGAATGTCCCAGTCCTACCTACCGTTGAGAAAATTATTTCGAAATACAAAAATCAGCAGAAAGGTCTTATTCCGAAAATATCCAATCAGAAGATGAATGCATATCTTAAAGAAATAGCGGATGTATGCGGCATAGAGAAACATCTTACTTGGTATGTTGCCAGACACACTTTTGCCACCACTGTCACATTAGGGAATGGTGTAAGACTGGAAAACGTATCAGCCATGATGGGACACACAAATACAAAACAGACTCAGCATTATGCGAAAGTTTTGGATGCAAACATTATGGAAGACATGGAGAAACTAAAATCTAAGTTTAGGTAA